CCATTCTTCACCTTAATGTACCCGACTTTGAACGGGCAGATTATGGAAGGTTTGGCGAATGCTTACGATGAAAGTGGCTTCCTGCCTGAGTGGGCGAGTCCGGGACATCGAGACTGTATGATCGGTTCCAATTCAGCGTCACTCATCGCCGATTCTTACGTAAAAGGAATCCGCGGCTACGATATCAATAAACTGTACGAAGCAATACTGAAAAACACAGAGAATGCGGGGCCAGTGAGCTCAGTGGGCCGTTTTGGTCACGAATATTATAACGAGCTGGGCTATGTGCCTTATGATGTAAAAGTGAATGAAAACGCCGCCAGAACGTTGGAATATGCGTATGCCGATTTCTGTATCGCGCAGCTGGGCAAAGAATTAAAAAAACCGCAAAAGGAAGTCGACCTTTACCTGAAAAGAAGCCAGAACTACCGCAACCTTTTTGACCCTGAAACCAAATGGATGCGCGGCAAAAACAAGGACGGGCAGTTTCAAAAACCATTCAATCCATTCAAGTGGGGTGATGCATTTACGGAAGGAAACAGCATTCACTATACCTGGTCTGTCTTTCAGGATGTTAAAGGTTTGATTGGATTGATGGGCGGACGAGAGGCATTTGTTCAGAAACTCGATACCGTTTTCAAATTGCCGCCGATCTTCGACGATAGCTACTACGGTTTCCCGATCCACGAAATCCGCGAAATGCAGATTATGAATATGGGTAACTACGCGCATGGAAACCAGCCGATCCAGCACATGATTTACCTGTACAACTACGCTGGTGCGCCGGATAAGGCACAATATTGGTCGAGACAGGTAATGCGCAGATTGTATCAGCCTACACCAGACGGTTATTGCGGCGACGAAGACAATGGACAGACTTCCGCCTGGTACGTGTTTTCCTCGCTGGGTTTCTATCCGGTTACCCCGGGAACAACGCAGTACGTGATTGGCTCGCCACTTTTCAAGAAAGCGACGCTGACGATGGAGAATGGCAAGAAATTTGTAGTACAGGCCCCTGGCAACAGCGATATAAATATGTACATCCAGGCAGCTAACCTGAACGGAAAAAGCTACGGAAATACATACCTCGAACACGCAGATATTCAAAAAGGAGGCACGGTGCAGTTTAATATGGGCAGCAAACCTTCCAAAACCTGGGGAACCAAGCCAGAAGCAGCGCCGTTTTCGTTGAGCAAGTAGGGGCTGGCTGTTAGCTGTTAGCTGTTAGCTGTTAGCTGTTAGCTGTTAGCTGTTAGCTGTTAGCTGTTAGCTGTTAGCTGTTAAAGTAATCACAGCGTTTACTTTGAAGTTCCTGAACAACATTTTAAAATACATCAAACTAAAAGCCAATAGCTAAAAGCCAATAGCTTACAGCCTAAAACTTAAAACCATGCAATACCGAAAAGTAGGTAATTCCGACCACCCTGAGAAACCTGATCTTGAACTATCTGTGATCACCTTCGGCGCCTGGGCTGCCGGGGGATGGATGTGGGGAGGATCGGAAAGAAGTGAAGCCGTGAATGCGATCCGTGATTCGTACGATGCGGGCGTGACTTCCATTGATACCGCGCCGGTGTACGGGCAGGGATTGAGTGAGGAAATTGTAGGTGAGGCGATTAAAGATATTTCCCGCGATAAAGTCCAGATCCTGACCAAGTATGGCATGCGCTGGGACGTCACGACCGGCGATTTTGCAATGCATAGCAAAAACAATGAAGGCCAGGAAATTGATATTTACAAATATGCCGCGAAAGACAGCATTATCAAGGAATGCGAAGACAGCCTGAAACGCCTCGGCACGGATTATATCGACCTTTATCAAATCCACTGGCACGATAAAACCACGCCGATCGAAGAAACGATGGAAGCCGTGAGCCTGCTCATAAAACAGGGAAAAGTTCGATTCGCTGGTGTGTGTAACTACGACGCAGCCTTAATGCGTGAAGCTTCCCAATACATTAATCTCGTTTCCGATCAGGTGCCTTACAGTATGGTGAAAAGAGGTATTGAAAAAGAACTGGTACCCTATTGCATTGAACACGAGAAATCTATCCTGGCATATAGTCCGATGGAACGTGGCTTGTTAACTGGCAAAATGAAGCCGGGGCATCAATTTGCAGCAGACGATCACCGCGCTTCTCTGTATTTTTTTAAAGACGAAAACCTGAAAAGGGTTAATGACTTTCTTGCTATAATAAAACCGATTGCCGACGAAAAGAATGCGACGCTCGGACAACTGGTTTTGCGCTGGACTGTGGAGCAACCTGGTATTACGATCGCGCTGGCAGGCGCCAGGGATTCTAAACAGGCCCTTGAAAATGCTGCCGCAATTGATATTTCGCTGAGCGTAGACGAAATCAATACGATCACAACACACTTAAATCAGCTGGAATTAGTTAAATAATGGGAAAAGCGCGCCGCAAACCAGGGGCGCTTTCTTTTTACAAGCTCAATACACTTTCTAAAATTAAATCAAGCTTTTATTCACCGTAATCTATGAACAAAAATTCTTCTGTTTTCAAGAAATACCTTCCGCTCGCGCTGGGAGGTTTATTATTGTCTGCCTCCGTCGGATTGATGAGCTACAACACCCCTTCAAACGGTCCAGGCAAAAGTTTTCTGGCAGAATCCGACCTGAAAGTGGATACAGTGGCAACTGGCCTGACCATGCCCTGGGCTTCTGCATTGCTTCCTAACGGCGATATTTTAGTAACTGAACGTGGTGGAAAATTGCGCCTGGTTTCGAAAGGCCAGCTAGATGCTACGCCTGTTTCAGGTATCCCGGAAGTTTGGTATAAAGGGCAAGGCGGCTTGCTGGATATTGCGCTGCACCCGGATTATAAGACAAATGGCTGGATCTATATCAGCTATTCTTCTCCTAAAAAGGATGGTGAAGAAGGCGACGATGGCGGCGCAAATACGGCATTGATGCGCGCAAAATTGAAAGGCAAAGAGCTGACCGATATTCAGCATTTGTTCAAGGCGCTGCCGAATGTAAAAGGGAATGTCCACTTTGGCGGTCGCATTGTTTTTGATAAAAAAGGCTACGTATTTCTTTCTTTGGGAGAAAGAGGCCAGAAGGAAAATTCGCAGAACCTGAGCAAAGACCAGGGAAAAGTGGTAAGGCTATTTGAAGACGGAAAAATCCCTACTGATAATCCATTTGTAAAAACAGCAGGTGCAAAACCTGAGATCTGGACTTATGGTCACCGTAACCCGCAGGGAATGGTAATCCACCCGACTACCGGCGTGATCTGGGAACATGAGCACGGTCCACAAGGCGGAGACGAGTTGAATATCGTAGAAAAAGGCAAGAACTACGGCTGGCCGCTGATCACTTTTGGGATCGATTATGACAACAGTATTATTTCAAAAGATACTGCAAAGGCAGGTTTGGAACAGCCGGTGATTTATTGGAGACCTTCTATCGCGCCTTGCGGAATGACTTTCGTTTCGAGCGACAAATTCAAAGACTGGAAAGGCGACCTGATCGTAGGTTCATTGAAGTTCATGCAGCTGCAACACCTTACTATTAAAGGGAATAAGGTGACCAAGCGCGAGGTAATTTTTGACAAGATCGGCCGCGTCCGCGACGTGCGACAGGGTTGGGACGGCAACATTTATGTAGTACTTGAAAACTCAGGTAAAGTGGTGCGTATCAGCCCAAAAAGCTAATTAATACATGAAATCAATTTTGTTTTTACTTTCCGGAATTGTCTTTTGCTCCGCCGTTTTTCCGGTTCAGGACGAAGAGCTTGCCAAAAGCATAGAACGCGGCAAAATGGTTTATTCGGAAAACTGCATTAGTTGTCACATGGGCACGGGCGAGGGTGTCACAGCTACTTTTCCACCTCTGGCCAAATCTGATTATTTCATGGAAAACCCGGAAAACGGGATCAAAGCCGTCAAATTCGGATTGATGGGCAAAGTCAAGGTGAACGGTGTTGACTATGACAATATGATGCCCAATCCCGGACTGGGAAATGACGAGATCGCCGATGTGATGAATTACATTATGAACTCATGGGGCAACTCTTCTGAGAAGAAAATGGTAACCGAGAAAATGGTGGAAGCTGTGGAAGAAAAGAAATAGCATTCCCCTCTCAAATTTGAAAGCCGCGCAATCCTGGATTGTGCGGCTTTTCTTTTGCCTTTTTATAACTCAGTAAGGCAAACCAATAAACACTATTTTAAATAAATCTAAATAAAAGCTTGTATCGCAAAAATACGCAGTTGATATTTGCGCGCTATTAACTCCAAAGTCCAATTCATAAAAATGAAAAAAATTTATTCACTCCTTCTGTTGCTCGTGACGACTGCTTCGGCCTTCGCGCAAACTGGCAGAGTTACAGGGCAGATATTGAGTTCTGATGGGCAGCCGGCCCAGTCAGTTTCGGTAGGTATTAAAGGATCTTCAAAAGGTGACATTTCCGACTCTCAAGGAAAATTCACAATTGAGCGGTTGAAAGCAGGCGCCTATGTTTTGCTCGTCAGCTTTGTTGGCTCGGAAACTTTGGAAAAACCGGTAGACGTGATTGCCGGCGAAACTGCCGAGGTTTCCATTACGCTTCTGGAAAGTGCTAATCAATTACAGGAAGTAATTGTAAAAGGAGGAAATTTATACAACAACGAGAAGCTCTCCCCAAGCCTCAAATTGCTGACACCAATTCTTGAAACGCCTCAGAATGTACAGGTCGTAACTTCAAAAGCATTGGAAGATCAGCAGATTATCAGTATGAGCGACGGTTTGATCCGCAACGTAAGCGGCGCTACCCGCCTCGAGCACTGGGGAGATATGTATACCAATATCAGTATGCGTGGGTCGCAGATCCAGGCTTTCCGAAATGGTTTCAATGTAGTAAACTCATTCTGGGGACCTTTAACCGAGGATATGAGCTTTGTAGATCACATTGAATTTGTAAAAGGTCCGGCTGGTTTTATGCTGGCAAATGGTGACCCAAGTGGACTTTATAACGTAGTTACCAAAAAACCAACCGGCGAAACCAAAGGTGAGGCGAGCTTTACAATAGGCAGTTTCGACCTGTACCGCGCCACGCTTGACCTGGATGGCAAGCTTAGCAAAGATGGAAAGTTCCTCTACCGGCTCAACCTGGCAGGACAAAACAAAGGTTCTTTCCGCCCGAACGAGTACAATAACCGTTACAGCATTGCGCCGGTCATTACTTATCAGATCGACAAAAAAACAAAACTGACCGCCGAGTATTCGCTGCAATATGCCAAAATGGCGGACGTTGGTTCCTATTATGCTTTCTCGCCCGAAGGATACGCTACCTTCCCGAGAGATTATACCTCCACGCCTGCGGGACTCGCTCCAACCAAGATCACAGATCACAGCATTTTCGTTAATCTGCAACACGAGTTCAGTAAAGACTGGAAGATAACCGGTCAGCTTGCTTACCTGAATTACAAAATGGCAGGCAGCAGCCAGTGGCCGTGGCTGGTCAACGCTGACGCGACCATGCAGCGGGGTGTAGGCATTTGGGATGCGAAGAGCGAAATGACGCTTGGACAGGTGTTTGTGAATGGTAAGGTAACCACTGGCGGCGTTGTACATCGCCTTCTGGGAGGTATCGATGTGGGTACAAAAGAATACTACGCCGACTGGGCACAATCATCACCACTAGACACATTGGGTGGCCTTTTTAATCCGAAGGCTCCGTTTTACGGCACACCCAACAACGGTTATCCCGTTTTTGACCGTACGCTCAACCTGGAAGCCCGTGCAGTCAATGCAGGTGGTTTGATGGACCAGAAATATACAGGCCTTTATCTGCAGGATGAACTCGGATTTGTGGACAACAAAATCAGACTGACGATCGCCGGACGCTATACCAATCTGAGCCAGGCACAATGGGGCGCTGCGCCGGACAAGGCAAACCACTTTACTCCCCGCCTCGGCCTCAGCGTTTCGATCGACAAAAACACGTCGGTATATGCTTTATACGATCAGGCTTTCCTGCCCCAATCGGGACGTTTGAGCAGCGGCGGAAAGGTGCAGCCGATTACAGGTAACAATACCGAATTTGGTTTAAAGAGAGACTGGGCGGAGGGACGCTGGAATACAACCCTGGCATTTTACCGCATTCTTAAAAACAATGAGCTCACCGGTGATCCAACCCGGCCTGCCAACTCCGGTTTCAGTGTGGAACTGGGCCAAAAACGGGCACAGGGAATTGAGTTCGACGTTCGCGGCACGATCCTGCCCGGCCTGAACCTGACTGCAAATTATGCTTACACCAACTCCGAAGTGACCAAGGTTACAGAGGGAGTAGAGGTAGCGAAAGTAGGCGATCCGGTTCCGGGTTTTGCAAAACATACTGCCAATGGCTGGCTAAGCTATAAAGTTCAAAAGGGAGCGTTAAAAGGCGCGGGCATCTCCGGCGGATTCACCTACCAGGGAGATCGCGCCACTTCTACATGGAGCAATACCGATGATACTTACAACCTGCCGGATTATTTCAAATTGGATGGTGGACTGTTTTGGGAAAAAGACAAAATTCGCCTGACGGTCAATGTATTCAACATCCTGGATAAATACCTGTACAGTGGCGGAACTTACAATTTTACTACCGACGCCGGCGACCCGATTACATCCTATTACTGGCAGGCAGAACCTCCGAGAAATTACCGTTTGAGCATTGCTTACAAGTTCTAGTTTCAATTGACTGTATACACAAAAAATGCCCGGACTGATTAATCCGGGCATTTTTTGTGTATTGATAAAAGATCAGATCGCGTGAGAGAGCATTAACTGCGCCCCTTTACTGAATTTTTCCTGTAAGGAATCGTAAGTCTTGTGCACTGTATCTTTTGGGTCAAATTCTTGCCCTACTGTCGTGAATGAGGCCATTTCTGAAAAATGCCTGTTGATCCCAAGCGCTTTCAATCCCATCATTGCAGCACCTACCGCCCCGGTTTCGACGGTTTCGTTCAGTTTGATTTTTATACCAAAAATATCAGCGAGCATTTGCACCCAGATCGGACTTCGGGCAAATCCTCCATTGGCATAAATCGTATCAATTTGCTGCATTTCCAGCAAAATCTTTCCAATGCTGTACAAGTTAAGCATAATGCCCTCCATGACGGCGCGGGCGAAATGCGCGCGGGTATGTCTGATATCCAGCCCCGAAAAGCCGCCCCGCACCAACGAACTCCATAGCGGGGCACGCTCTCCGAGCAAGTAAGGATAAAACTGCAACCCTTCGGCCCCAGGGTCAATTTTTGAAGCTTCTTCAAAAACGGTATCGAATTCTTCGTTTGGAAAAAATGTATTGACCAGCCACTCAAAAATCACGGCACCGTTGTTGGAAGGACCGCCGACAATATAGGTATGCTCGTCGAGCACATAGCAAAAAGTCTGCATCAGCGGGTCGGAATAGGGTTTATCGGAACAGATTCGCACCGCCGCACTGGTCCCGATCGTCACCGCCATCGAGCCCGTGCGGATCGCACCGCTTCCGAGATTGGCAAGACAACCGTCGCTGGCGCCCATAATCAGTGGCGTCCCTGCGGGTAGCTTTGCTTCATTTTCCGCCGGAACCTTTTCAATGTGATACGGGGATACTGCCTTCGAAAGCTTTTCCGACTTTAAGCCCAGCTTTTTTAATGTATAGGGGTCCCACTGCAACTCCCTGATATTAAACATGCCGGTTGCCGACGCGATAGAATAATCGACTAGGTACTGCCCGGTCAGTCTGTAAATCACATATTCCTTGATCCCGATAAACCGGCTGGTTTTCTTGTACAGATCTGGCTCGTGCTTTTTGAACCAGAGTAGCTTACAAATCGGCGTCATGGCGTGGATTGGCGTACCGTTATTGTTGTATATCTTCTTGCCCACCTGTGAAGCACGTAGTTTAACAGCAATATCAGAACTGCGGTTATCGGCCCAGATCACCAATTCTGTCAGCTTCTTTCCATTTTTATCGAGTGCCAGCACACCATGCATGGCGGCGCTGAAACTTACTCCCAGCAGTTCACTGCCATCCAGCTCGGCAACCACTTTCTGAAGTGTCTTACAAACCGCCTGAAAAATCTCTTCGGGATCCTCTTCACTCCAGTCGGGCCTGGGGTGGTTCATTTCGTAACCTTCACTGTGAGAAACCAGTATATCACCGGAAACAGAATCAAAAGCGACGGATTTTGCATTTGTTGTGCCGATATCACAACCGATCAAATAGGGCATTGGAACATGTTTAAGCCGCGGCAAAGGTGCAGTCACTTACCTTGCAGCACCGTAAATTATAGTAAAACAAATGTATGGATTTTAGGATCATGCGTTAAAAAAACGGCGTGAAAAACCGGAAACTTGGTGAGTAATTGTTATTTTCGCGCAGGAAACAATCTCATTATCGATATATAGAAATGTCTGAAACGCCTCATACCGAATCTACCGAATTATCAAGCTTTGCTTATATAGCCGTATTCGTGATCCTGTTCACCATCCTGGCAGTATTTGCTGATTTGTTCACTTTTATATTGGGAACCGTAGGTTTGATCGTCACATTTGCAGCATTTTACCGGGATAACAGCCACGACGATCACCATTGATATATTTGCCGGCTGGCAATCAGCCGGATGTTACCGAATGGCCAGCTCTGGAATTGCGTGAATAACCTTCCATGAAAGCTGGCCAGTTTGTTTGTCGACCTCCCAGGATTCTTCATAAACAGATGTATCTTCCAAATCCCGGTATTCAATCTTCAATTCCC
This Dyadobacter sp. UC 10 DNA region includes the following protein-coding sequences:
- a CDS encoding GH92 family glycosyl hydrolase, producing MKKSYFCLILFLLNSAIVFAQTAEKPKLVDYVNPLMGTQSKFSLSAGNTYPAIALPWGMNFWMPQTGKMGDGWSYMYDAEKIRGFKQTHQPSPWINDYGQFSIMPVTGKLKIDEEARASWFSHKAETAKPHYYKVYLADYDVTTEIAPTERAAQFRFTFPESDSSFVLLDAFDRGSYVKIIPAERKIIGYTTKNSGGVPANFKNYFVLIFDKAFTFNSAFRGKQLAKDTLELKANHVGAVIGFKTKRGEKVGLKVASSFISPEQAELNLQRELGTDSFDVTKDKGEKAWNQELSRIQVEGDNIDQIRTFYSCLYRVLLFPRKFYEFDKANKIVHYSPYNGEVLPGYMFTDNGFWDTFRAVFPFFTLMYPTLNGQIMEGLANAYDESGFLPEWASPGHRDCMIGSNSASLIADSYVKGIRGYDINKLYEAILKNTENAGPVSSVGRFGHEYYNELGYVPYDVKVNENAARTLEYAYADFCIAQLGKELKKPQKEVDLYLKRSQNYRNLFDPETKWMRGKNKDGQFQKPFNPFKWGDAFTEGNSIHYTWSVFQDVKGLIGLMGGREAFVQKLDTVFKLPPIFDDSYYGFPIHEIREMQIMNMGNYAHGNQPIQHMIYLYNYAGAPDKAQYWSRQVMRRLYQPTPDGYCGDEDNGQTSAWYVFSSLGFYPVTPGTTQYVIGSPLFKKATLTMENGKKFVVQAPGNSDINMYIQAANLNGKSYGNTYLEHADIQKGGTVQFNMGSKPSKTWGTKPEAAPFSLSK
- a CDS encoding aldo/keto reductase gives rise to the protein MQYRKVGNSDHPEKPDLELSVITFGAWAAGGWMWGGSERSEAVNAIRDSYDAGVTSIDTAPVYGQGLSEEIVGEAIKDISRDKVQILTKYGMRWDVTTGDFAMHSKNNEGQEIDIYKYAAKDSIIKECEDSLKRLGTDYIDLYQIHWHDKTTPIEETMEAVSLLIKQGKVRFAGVCNYDAALMREASQYINLVSDQVPYSMVKRGIEKELVPYCIEHEKSILAYSPMERGLLTGKMKPGHQFAADDHRASLYFFKDENLKRVNDFLAIIKPIADEKNATLGQLVLRWTVEQPGITIALAGARDSKQALENAAAIDISLSVDEINTITTHLNQLELVK
- a CDS encoding PQQ-dependent sugar dehydrogenase, with the protein product MNKNSSVFKKYLPLALGGLLLSASVGLMSYNTPSNGPGKSFLAESDLKVDTVATGLTMPWASALLPNGDILVTERGGKLRLVSKGQLDATPVSGIPEVWYKGQGGLLDIALHPDYKTNGWIYISYSSPKKDGEEGDDGGANTALMRAKLKGKELTDIQHLFKALPNVKGNVHFGGRIVFDKKGYVFLSLGERGQKENSQNLSKDQGKVVRLFEDGKIPTDNPFVKTAGAKPEIWTYGHRNPQGMVIHPTTGVIWEHEHGPQGGDELNIVEKGKNYGWPLITFGIDYDNSIISKDTAKAGLEQPVIYWRPSIAPCGMTFVSSDKFKDWKGDLIVGSLKFMQLQHLTIKGNKVTKREVIFDKIGRVRDVRQGWDGNIYVVLENSGKVVRISPKS
- a CDS encoding c-type cytochrome; this translates as MKSILFLLSGIVFCSAVFPVQDEELAKSIERGKMVYSENCISCHMGTGEGVTATFPPLAKSDYFMENPENGIKAVKFGLMGKVKVNGVDYDNMMPNPGLGNDEIADVMNYIMNSWGNSSEKKMVTEKMVEAVEEKK
- a CDS encoding TonB-dependent receptor; the protein is MKKIYSLLLLLVTTASAFAQTGRVTGQILSSDGQPAQSVSVGIKGSSKGDISDSQGKFTIERLKAGAYVLLVSFVGSETLEKPVDVIAGETAEVSITLLESANQLQEVIVKGGNLYNNEKLSPSLKLLTPILETPQNVQVVTSKALEDQQIISMSDGLIRNVSGATRLEHWGDMYTNISMRGSQIQAFRNGFNVVNSFWGPLTEDMSFVDHIEFVKGPAGFMLANGDPSGLYNVVTKKPTGETKGEASFTIGSFDLYRATLDLDGKLSKDGKFLYRLNLAGQNKGSFRPNEYNNRYSIAPVITYQIDKKTKLTAEYSLQYAKMADVGSYYAFSPEGYATFPRDYTSTPAGLAPTKITDHSIFVNLQHEFSKDWKITGQLAYLNYKMAGSSQWPWLVNADATMQRGVGIWDAKSEMTLGQVFVNGKVTTGGVVHRLLGGIDVGTKEYYADWAQSSPLDTLGGLFNPKAPFYGTPNNGYPVFDRTLNLEARAVNAGGLMDQKYTGLYLQDELGFVDNKIRLTIAGRYTNLSQAQWGAAPDKANHFTPRLGLSVSIDKNTSVYALYDQAFLPQSGRLSSGGKVQPITGNNTEFGLKRDWAEGRWNTTLAFYRILKNNELTGDPTRPANSGFSVELGQKRAQGIEFDVRGTILPGLNLTANYAYTNSEVTKVTEGVEVAKVGDPVPGFAKHTANGWLSYKVQKGALKGAGISGGFTYQGDRATSTWSNTDDTYNLPDYFKLDGGLFWEKDKIRLTVNVFNILDKYLYSGGTYNFTTDAGDPITSYYWQAEPPRNYRLSIAYKF
- a CDS encoding gluconokinase; this encodes MPYLIGCDIGTTNAKSVAFDSVSGDILVSHSEGYEMNHPRPDWSEEDPEEIFQAVCKTLQKVVAELDGSELLGVSFSAAMHGVLALDKNGKKLTELVIWADNRSSDIAVKLRASQVGKKIYNNNGTPIHAMTPICKLLWFKKHEPDLYKKTSRFIGIKEYVIYRLTGQYLVDYSIASATGMFNIRELQWDPYTLKKLGLKSEKLSKAVSPYHIEKVPAENEAKLPAGTPLIMGASDGCLANLGSGAIRTGSMAVTIGTSAAVRICSDKPYSDPLMQTFCYVLDEHTYIVGGPSNNGAVIFEWLVNTFFPNEEFDTVFEEASKIDPGAEGLQFYPYLLGERAPLWSSLVRGGFSGLDIRHTRAHFARAVMEGIMLNLYSIGKILLEMQQIDTIYANGGFARSPIWVQMLADIFGIKIKLNETVETGAVGAAMMGLKALGINRHFSEMASFTTVGQEFDPKDTVHKTYDSLQEKFSKGAQLMLSHAI